A window of Corvus cornix cornix isolate S_Up_H32 chromosome 4, ASM73873v5, whole genome shotgun sequence contains these coding sequences:
- the TADA2B gene encoding transcriptional adapter 2-beta → MAELGKKYCVYCLAEVSPLRFRCTECADIELCPECFSAGAEIGPHRRWHGYQLVDGGRFTLWGAEAEGGWSSREEQLLLDAIEQFGFGNWEDMAAHVGASRTPQEVMEHYVSMYIHGNLGKACIPDTIPNRVTDHTCPSGGPLSPSLTTPLPPLDISVAEQQQLGYMPLRDDYEIEYDQDAETLISGLSVNYDDDDVEIELKRAHVDMYVRKLKERQRRKNIARDYNLVPAFLGKDKKDKEKAPKRKITKEEKELRLKLRPLYQFMSCKEFEDFFENMHKERILRAKIRELQRYRRNGITKMEESAEYEAARHKREKRKENKNIASSKRGKEEGKEGEFAAIENLPGFELLSDREKVLCSSLNLSPARYVTVKTIIIKDHLQKRQGIPSKSRLPSYLDKVLKKRILNFLTESGWISRDAS, encoded by the exons ATGGCGGAACTGGGGAAGAAGTACTGCGTGTACTGCCTGGCCGAGGTGAGCCCGCTGCGCTTCCGCTGCACCGAGTGCGCCGACATCGAGCTCTGCCCCGAGTGCTTCTCGGCGGGCGCCGAGATCGGCCCGCACCGCCGATGGCACGGCTACCAGCTGGTGGACGGCGGCCGCTTCACCCTCTGGGGCGCCGAGGCCGAGGGCGGCTGGAGCAGccgtgaggagcagctgctgctggacgCCATCGAGCAGTTCGGCTTCGGCAACTGG gaGGACATGGCTGCTCATGTGGGAGCATCCCGAACACCTCAGGAGGTGATGGAACACTATGTGAGCATGTATATCCATGGCAACCTGGGAAAAGCCTGCATCCCTGACACTATTCCAAACAGAGTGACGGACCACACGTGTCCCAGCGGCGGCCCGCTGTCCCCCAGCCTGACGacgccgctgccgccgctggACATCTCGGTGgccgagcagcagcagctgggctaCATGCCGCTCCGCGACGACTACGAGATCGAGTACGACCAGGACGCCGAGACGCTGATCAGCGGCCTTTCGGTAAACTACGATGACGACGACGTGGAGATCGAGTTAAAAAGAGCTCACGTGGACATGTACGTAAGGAAACTCAAGGAGAGGCAACGGCGGAAGAACATTGCGCGAGACTATAACTTGGTACCGGCCTTCCTGGGCAAGGATaaaaaagacaaggagaaagCTCCCAAACGAAAGATcacaaaagaagagaaggagTTGAGGCTGAAACTGAGGCCTTTGTACCAGTTCATGTCTTGTAAGGAGTTTGAAGACTTCTTTGAGAACATGCACAAGGAGAGGATACTTCGAGCAAAGATTCGGGAGCTGCAGCGGTATCGGCGAAATGGGATCACCAAAATGGAAGAGTCGGCAGAGTACGAGGCAGCCAGGCACAAAcgggaaaagaggaaggagaacaaGAACATAGCTAGTTccaagagagggaaggaagagggtaAAGAAGGTGAATTTGCTGCCATTGAAAACCTGCCTGGCTTTGAACTCTTATCGGACAGGGAAAAGGTGCTCTGCAGTTCTCTGAACTTGAGTCCTGCACGTTATGTGACTGTAAAAACTATCATCATTAAAGACCATCTCCAAAAAAGACAAGGAATTCCTTCAAAGAGTCGCCTTCCCAGTTACTTAGATAAGGTActaaagaaaaggattttaaacTTTCTGACAGAAAGTGGTTGGATATCCAGGGATGCTTCATGA
- the GRPEL1 gene encoding grpE protein homolog 1, mitochondrial, translating to MTANRVQQQILNTRGSSDTDAVHHANSSNPTAKQPPPRPSHTKWPPGTRPARGPARRASPGRGARAPLGAPPRPGIAACSAWGGASRLLIGSRPRHSRARWLADWRRPGAGRGGRRAGKRHGGVAQCVRGALRPRLPLLSVALRTSPRLLCAATQQKNSGQNLEEDQSQSQNEQKVEPSSAEKLLAEEKAKLEEQLKEVTDKYKRALADAENIRQRSQKLVEEAKLYGIQSFCKDLLEVADILEKATESVPKEEIKDDNPHLKSLYEGLVMTEVQIQKVFKKHGLLRLNPVGAKFDPYEHEALFHAPVEGQEPGTIALVSKIGYKLHGRTLRPALVGVVKDA from the exons ATGACTGCCAACCGGGTCCAGCAACAGATACTGAATACTCG TGGCAGCTCGGACACGGACGCCGTGCATCACGCCAACAGCAGCAACCCGACGGCGAAACAGCCCCCGCCTCGCCCGTCCCACACAAAATGGCCGCCCGGCACGcgccccgcccgcggccccgcccgccgcgcgtCACCGGGGCGAGGCGCGCGCGCGCCTCTGGGCGCTCCGCCGCGCCCCGGAATAGCCGCCTGTTCGGCCTGGGGCGGTGCGTCCCGCCTGCTGATTGGCTCCCGGCCGCGTCACTCCCGGGCCCGCTGGCTCGCTGATTGGCggcggccgggggcggggcgAGGGGGCCGGCGGGCAGGAAAGCGCCATGGCGGCGTGGCCCAGTGCGTGCGGGGTGCGCTGCGCCCGCGCCTCCCGCTGCTGAGCGTCGCGCTGAG AACATCTCCACGACTGCTTTGTGCAgcaacacagcagaaaaacagtggCCAGAACTTGGAAGAGGACCAGAGTCAGAGCCAAAATGAGCAGAAGGTGgaacccagctctgctgaaaaaCTGCTAGCTGAAGAAAAGGCCAAACTGGAAGAACAACTAAAAGAAGTTACT gaCAAGTACAAGCGTGCCTTGGCAGATGCAGAAAACATAAGGCAAAGAAGCCAGAAACTGGTGGAAGAGGCAAAGTTATACG GGATCCAGAGCTTCTGTAAGGACTTACTAGAAGTTGCAGACATTTTggagaaagcaacagaaagtgttccaaaagaagaaattaaggaTGACAATCCTCACTTAAAGAGCTTATATGAAGGTCTTGTTATGACAGAAGTACAGAttcaaaaagtgtttaaaaagcaTGGCCTGCTCAGACTGAACCCTGTTGGAGCCAAGTTCGATCCCTATGAACACGAAGCGCTGTTCCATGCTCCTGTGGAGGGGCAGGAGCCTGGCACGATTGCGTTGGTGTCCAAGATTGGCTATAAGCTGCACGGGCGCACGCTGCGGCCCGCCCTGGTGGGTGTTGTGAAAGACGCTTAG